One window of the Haloarcula halobia genome contains the following:
- a CDS encoding mannonate dehydratase encodes MSQQSESLATDFENLPLRVGLGQFMDPTADKLRFAKQLGVDDVLLNMYRYTPDYPHMPDNERIPLEGDEEWSYENLLELRERVESHGLRLNAIENIPISFYDKIMLGKEGKEEQMDHVKTTIRNMGRAGIPMFGYHWMPSGVWRNVDVEVRGGASASGFDLEAVDDELTHDRAYTEDELWENYEYFLSELLPVAEAAGVKVCLHPNDPPVESLGGIPQLFRNFENFKRAMDLVPSENHGLEFCLGCWSEMGEDLAAVIRYFGERDELFYVHFRDVDGTVPKFTETFIDQGNYDAYEILSLLEEVGFSGMVIPDHTPHVDDDTDWDHRGRAHAVGYLNGLLSAIRHERGQS; translated from the coding sequence ATGAGCCAGCAGTCAGAGAGCCTCGCGACCGACTTCGAGAACCTCCCGCTCCGGGTCGGTCTCGGGCAGTTCATGGACCCGACCGCGGACAAACTCCGCTTTGCCAAGCAACTCGGCGTCGACGACGTCCTCCTGAACATGTACCGGTACACGCCCGACTACCCGCACATGCCCGACAACGAGCGAATCCCCCTGGAGGGCGACGAGGAGTGGTCCTACGAGAACCTCCTCGAACTCCGCGAACGCGTCGAGTCCCACGGCCTCCGGCTGAACGCCATCGAGAACATCCCCATCTCCTTCTACGACAAGATCATGCTCGGCAAGGAGGGCAAGGAAGAACAGATGGACCACGTCAAGACGACGATTCGCAACATGGGTCGGGCCGGCATCCCGATGTTCGGCTACCACTGGATGCCAAGCGGCGTCTGGCGGAACGTCGACGTCGAGGTCCGTGGCGGTGCCAGCGCCTCGGGCTTCGACCTCGAGGCCGTCGACGACGAACTCACCCACGACCGGGCGTACACAGAAGACGAACTCTGGGAGAACTACGAGTACTTCCTCTCGGAACTCCTCCCGGTCGCCGAGGCGGCCGGCGTGAAGGTGTGTCTGCACCCCAACGACCCGCCCGTCGAGTCGCTGGGCGGCATCCCGCAACTGTTCCGCAACTTCGAGAACTTCAAGCGGGCGATGGACCTCGTCCCCAGCGAGAACCACGGCCTCGAGTTCTGTCTCGGCTGCTGGTCCGAGATGGGCGAGGACTTAGCGGCGGTCATCCGGTACTTCGGCGAGCGCGACGAGCTGTTCTACGTCCACTTCCGCGACGTCGACGGCACCGTCCCGAAGTTCACCGAGACGTTCATCGACCAGGGCAACTACGACGCCTACGAGATCCTCTCGCTGCTCGAGGAGGTCGGTTTCTCGGGCATGGTCATCCCCGACCACACGCCCCACGTCGACGACGACACCGACTGGGACCATCGCGGGCGCGCCCACGCCGTCGGCTACCTCAACGGGCTGCTTTCGGCGATTCGCCACGAGCGCGGTCAGTCGTAG
- a CDS encoding ABC transporter substrate-binding protein has translation MVTLRFVGRPFEGFEHALQRQMDSFTASVDADVTFEREHRPLPEIHEELVATGDIADGTYDLLLCLSDWLPMLADAGYLRPIDGSLESDPPVDWPDGWAASLRELMAYEGTTYGVPYHDGPEIFHYREDCFESVVEQRAFRAEYGRPLSVPRTWDEFLEVAEFFTRPDEDMWGTVVAAKPDGHNDVYDFCIQLWSRGGRLLDDDGLPAFDSPEGRAALQYYHDLIHEHEVVPPESLEMESVETGQFYADGKAAMMWNWSGFGAMAEAPDSDVFGRTNYGLIPRADSDAGEHTSLTVTYGLTVPSGSEHADLAYDFIRHAASPENDLVTTREGASGTRFSTWRDPEILRENSFYSMVEEVNTGPVNTLPRIPEYVDLNEILDEMVEAAVVERSVPVEEAIADASERAERLLA, from the coding sequence ATGGTAACCCTACGGTTCGTCGGGCGCCCCTTCGAGGGGTTCGAGCACGCGCTGCAGCGCCAGATGGACTCCTTTACCGCGTCGGTCGACGCCGACGTGACGTTCGAACGGGAGCACCGCCCGTTGCCGGAGATACACGAGGAACTCGTCGCCACCGGTGACATCGCCGACGGGACGTACGACCTCCTGCTCTGTCTGAGCGACTGGCTTCCGATGCTCGCCGACGCAGGCTACCTGCGACCGATCGACGGCTCCCTCGAGAGCGACCCACCGGTAGACTGGCCGGACGGGTGGGCAGCGAGCCTCCGCGAGCTGATGGCCTACGAGGGGACGACCTACGGCGTCCCGTACCACGACGGCCCGGAGATATTCCACTACCGCGAGGACTGCTTCGAGAGTGTCGTCGAACAGCGCGCCTTCCGCGCCGAGTACGGACGCCCGCTCTCGGTGCCACGCACCTGGGACGAGTTCCTCGAGGTGGCCGAGTTCTTCACCCGGCCCGACGAGGACATGTGGGGGACCGTCGTGGCGGCGAAACCCGACGGGCACAACGACGTCTACGACTTCTGTATCCAGCTGTGGAGCCGCGGCGGCCGCCTGCTCGACGACGACGGGCTGCCCGCCTTCGACAGCCCCGAGGGGCGGGCGGCGCTCCAGTACTACCACGACCTGATCCACGAACACGAGGTGGTCCCACCCGAGTCCCTCGAGATGGAGAGCGTCGAGACTGGCCAGTTCTACGCCGACGGGAAGGCCGCGATGATGTGGAACTGGTCGGGCTTTGGCGCGATGGCCGAGGCCCCGGACTCGGACGTCTTCGGGCGGACGAACTACGGCCTCATCCCGCGGGCCGACAGCGATGCCGGCGAGCACACCTCGCTGACCGTGACGTACGGCCTGACGGTCCCGAGCGGGAGCGAACACGCCGACCTGGCGTACGACTTCATCCGCCACGCCGCGTCCCCCGAGAACGACCTGGTGACGACGAGGGAGGGCGCCTCCGGGACGCGGTTCTCGACCTGGCGCGACCCGGAGATCCTCCGGGAGAACTCCTTTTACTCGATGGTCGAGGAGGTCAACACGGGCCCGGTCAACACACTGCCGCGCATCCCCGAGTACGTCGACCTCAACGAGATACTCGACGAGATGGTCGAGGCGGCGGTCGTCGAGCGGTCAGTCCCCGTCGAGGAGGCCATCGCCGACGCGAGCGAGCGCGCCGAGCGGTTGCTCGCGTAG
- a CDS encoding CaiB/BaiF CoA transferase family protein, translated as MDRALEDVVVADFTQMMQGPWATQKLGDMGADVVKIERLGGEWERTLEAGGRLLDDVSPFFLAMNRNKRSITVDLTADDGREVALDVVREADVLVENFRPGVMDRFGLGYEDVREVNADLVYVSATGFGSDGPYVGRPGQDLLLQSMSGLANYTGRKGEPPTPAGTAVVDEHAAMLIAFHTMVALFHRERTGEGQRVDVNLLNAALDFQCQEITAALNMDVDFERSEAGIAQAWLGAPYGIYETADDHVAIAMAPMDALAETLDLPELAEYETPEETFEHRDEIKRTLEAYTRERPADELLETLLEADVWAAEVNDFQDVAADPQVEHNGMLVELDHPEDGTFTTTGIPAAMSETPGDVRSPPPRPGEHTDEVLAELGYDESEREELVAAGVVGRP; from the coding sequence ATGGACCGCGCTCTCGAAGACGTCGTCGTCGCGGATTTCACCCAGATGATGCAGGGGCCGTGGGCGACACAGAAGCTGGGGGACATGGGTGCCGACGTCGTGAAGATCGAGCGACTGGGGGGCGAGTGGGAGCGGACCCTCGAGGCGGGCGGCCGGTTGCTCGACGACGTGAGTCCCTTCTTCCTCGCGATGAATCGGAACAAGCGAAGCATCACGGTCGACCTGACGGCCGACGATGGCAGGGAGGTGGCCCTCGACGTCGTCCGGGAGGCCGACGTGCTGGTCGAGAACTTCCGGCCGGGCGTCATGGACCGGTTCGGCCTGGGCTACGAGGACGTCCGCGAGGTCAACGCGGACCTCGTCTACGTCTCTGCGACCGGGTTCGGCAGCGACGGCCCGTACGTCGGGCGCCCGGGCCAGGACCTCCTCCTCCAGTCGATGAGCGGCCTGGCGAACTACACCGGCCGGAAGGGCGAGCCGCCGACGCCGGCCGGCACCGCCGTCGTCGACGAACACGCGGCGATGCTCATCGCGTTCCACACGATGGTGGCCCTGTTCCACAGGGAACGCACCGGGGAGGGACAGCGCGTCGACGTGAACCTGCTGAACGCGGCGCTGGACTTCCAGTGTCAGGAGATCACCGCCGCGCTCAACATGGACGTCGACTTCGAGCGCAGCGAGGCGGGCATCGCCCAGGCCTGGCTCGGGGCGCCGTACGGCATCTACGAGACGGCCGACGACCACGTGGCCATCGCCATGGCCCCGATGGACGCGCTCGCGGAGACGCTGGACCTCCCGGAACTGGCCGAGTACGAGACGCCCGAGGAGACGTTCGAGCACCGCGACGAGATAAAACGGACGCTGGAGGCCTACACGCGCGAGCGTCCGGCCGACGAGCTGCTCGAGACCCTGCTCGAGGCAGACGTCTGGGCCGCCGAGGTCAACGATTTCCAGGACGTCGCCGCGGACCCGCAGGTCGAGCACAACGGGATGCTCGTCGAACTGGACCACCCCGAGGACGGGACGTTCACGACCACCGGCATCCCGGCGGCGATGTCCGAGACGCCGGGCGACGTCCGCTCACCCCCGCCTCGTCCCGGCGAACACACGGACGAGGTACTCGCCGAGCTCGGCTACGACGAGAGCGAGCGCGAGGAACTGGTCGCGGCCGGGGTCGTCGGACGTCCCTGA
- a CDS encoding glycoside hydrolase family 88 protein, which translates to MDSGNHESHTRALAALLDRVESTLEATGPRFPYVFDREDGAWETTADGNWCGGHWVGLLWLASAHAEAPADRERFERAARTHTERLRAAMPRDSMFCGMNFAYAGFRAYDHSGDRTLFGVGLEGADAMADAFHEGARQVPLGKLAIKGPEQFRGPDTDHGPPGDRIGAVDNLYTAVAPLWRAYEAVGDPRFRDVAVSHADRHLDWYVREDGRTWHHAVFDADGELERQYNELAHSDDTCWARGQGWSIAGLSAAYAATGAERYLDALEANVEYYLDHVPDDLVPHWDFEVPDPEGEPRDSSAAALAAYGLLVHLEDRTTGDQDPRVANLRAVGSDVLDSLIESYLRTDPDDPARGRVEHGCFNRPGGYATDTELVWSTYYLAETLASVLEE; encoded by the coding sequence ATGGATTCGGGGAACCACGAGTCACACACGAGGGCACTGGCCGCACTGCTCGACCGTGTCGAGAGTACGCTCGAAGCCACGGGCCCGCGGTTCCCCTACGTGTTCGACCGGGAGGACGGAGCCTGGGAGACGACGGCCGACGGCAACTGGTGTGGCGGCCACTGGGTCGGCCTCCTCTGGCTGGCGAGCGCCCACGCCGAGGCCCCGGCGGACCGCGAGCGGTTCGAGCGGGCGGCCCGGACCCACACCGAGCGACTGCGTGCGGCGATGCCACGCGACTCGATGTTCTGCGGGATGAACTTCGCCTACGCCGGCTTCCGGGCGTACGACCACAGCGGCGACCGGACGCTGTTCGGCGTCGGCCTGGAGGGCGCCGACGCGATGGCCGACGCGTTCCACGAAGGTGCGCGACAGGTGCCCCTCGGAAAGCTCGCCATCAAGGGACCCGAACAGTTCCGCGGCCCCGACACCGACCACGGGCCGCCGGGGGACCGCATCGGCGCGGTCGACAACCTCTACACCGCCGTCGCGCCGCTCTGGCGCGCCTACGAGGCGGTGGGCGACCCGCGGTTTCGCGACGTCGCCGTCTCCCACGCCGACCGGCACCTCGACTGGTACGTCCGCGAGGACGGCCGGACCTGGCACCACGCGGTGTTCGACGCCGACGGGGAGCTCGAGCGCCAGTACAACGAACTGGCCCACAGCGACGACACCTGCTGGGCGCGCGGCCAGGGGTGGAGCATCGCCGGTCTCTCGGCGGCCTACGCGGCGACCGGGGCCGAACGCTACCTGGACGCTCTCGAGGCCAACGTCGAGTACTACCTCGACCACGTCCCCGACGACCTGGTCCCTCACTGGGACTTCGAGGTCCCGGACCCCGAGGGCGAACCCCGGGACAGCAGCGCCGCCGCGCTGGCAGCGTACGGCCTGCTCGTCCACCTCGAGGATCGGACGACTGGCGATCAGGACCCCCGGGTCGCGAACCTCCGGGCGGTCGGGTCGGACGTCCTCGACTCGCTGATCGAGTCGTACCTCCGCACTGACCCGGACGACCCGGCCCGCGGTCGGGTCGAACACGGCTGTTTCAACCGGCCGGGCGGGTACGCCACCGACACGGAACTCGTCTGGTCGACGTACTACCTGGCCGAGACGCTCGCGAGCGTGCTCGAGGAATGA
- a CDS encoding acyl-CoA synthetase, with protein sequence MTGNWTGYAIPEAPTDYEALRDGFTWQIPETYNIAAVALDGDPDAVALRHVPDQGSAAAVSGPTRTLTYGDLASASAAVSLRLAADGVTPGDRIAVCLPQCPEQVVVHLAAYRLGAVVVPVSMLLGDGAFDHQLTHAEPSTLFVDERRWDRADLNRIRRPETTVTVRVDADRSALGGLSRFASDAPGAAAPPMAETAPEDPALVLYTSGTSSDPKGVVQGHQYLLGSMPGYHCWYDLFDPEAAAAARVWTPSEWAWAGALFDVVFPTLAVGGTVVSSVRRRGFDPDRALDVVEHQRVSHAFLPPTALRKLRESTTPSTDRAASLSVVMSGGEPLPDAVATWAEETLGVQVNDAYGQTEANALAGEAQSVYPRVGDGLGRPYPGHEVAVVDDDGDPVADGEVGEIAVARPDPVVMVGYLDDPDATQAVLDDRWLGTGDLGRVAADGTLEHLGRADELVVSSGYRISPLEVESVLTDHPSVAAALVRGEPDPERGQRVVASVVLTGEVSGDEDLKGTLRDAVADQLGAHKRPHAVEFVSDLTTTRTGKTDRSGT encoded by the coding sequence ATGACCGGGAACTGGACCGGATACGCGATACCGGAGGCCCCCACCGACTACGAGGCGCTGCGCGATGGGTTCACGTGGCAGATTCCCGAGACGTACAACATCGCGGCCGTCGCCCTCGACGGCGACCCCGACGCCGTCGCACTCCGTCACGTCCCCGACCAGGGGAGCGCGGCCGCCGTCAGTGGGCCGACGCGGACCCTCACCTACGGCGACCTCGCGTCGGCGTCGGCCGCCGTCTCGCTCCGACTGGCCGCCGACGGCGTGACCCCGGGCGATCGGATTGCGGTCTGTCTCCCGCAGTGTCCCGAACAGGTCGTGGTCCACCTCGCGGCCTATCGCCTCGGGGCCGTCGTCGTCCCGGTGTCGATGCTCCTGGGCGACGGGGCCTTCGACCACCAGCTGACGCACGCCGAGCCCTCGACCCTGTTCGTCGACGAGCGGCGCTGGGACCGCGCGGACCTGAACCGCATCCGGCGGCCCGAGACGACGGTGACAGTCAGGGTCGACGCGGACCGGTCGGCGCTGGGCGGCCTCTCGCGGTTCGCCAGCGACGCCCCCGGCGCCGCGGCCCCGCCGATGGCCGAGACGGCGCCCGAGGACCCCGCGCTCGTCCTCTATACCTCCGGCACGTCCAGCGACCCGAAGGGCGTCGTCCAGGGCCACCAGTACCTCCTCGGGTCGATGCCGGGGTATCACTGCTGGTACGACCTCTTCGACCCCGAGGCGGCCGCGGCGGCCCGGGTGTGGACGCCCTCGGAGTGGGCGTGGGCGGGAGCGCTGTTCGACGTCGTGTTCCCGACGCTCGCCGTCGGGGGCACCGTCGTCTCTTCCGTCCGTCGGCGGGGGTTCGACCCGGACCGGGCGCTTGACGTAGTCGAGCACCAGCGCGTCTCACACGCCTTCCTCCCGCCGACCGCACTCCGGAAGCTCCGCGAGTCGACGACCCCGAGCACGGACCGGGCCGCCTCCCTGTCGGTCGTGATGAGCGGCGGGGAACCGCTCCCCGACGCCGTCGCGACGTGGGCCGAGGAAACGCTCGGCGTACAGGTCAACGACGCCTACGGACAGACGGAGGCCAACGCGCTCGCGGGCGAGGCCCAGAGTGTCTACCCGCGGGTCGGGGACGGGCTCGGGCGGCCCTATCCCGGCCACGAGGTCGCCGTGGTGGACGACGACGGCGACCCGGTCGCCGACGGCGAGGTGGGCGAGATCGCCGTCGCCCGCCCGGACCCGGTCGTGATGGTGGGGTACCTCGACGACCCCGACGCGACACAGGCGGTCCTCGACGACCGATGGCTCGGGACAGGGGACCTCGGCCGCGTCGCCGCCGACGGCACCCTGGAACACCTGGGCAGGGCGGACGAGCTCGTCGTCTCGTCCGGGTACCGCATCAGCCCGCTCGAGGTCGAGTCCGTCCTGACGGACCACCCGTCGGTCGCGGCGGCGCTCGTCCGGGGCGAACCCGACCCCGAACGTGGCCAGCGCGTCGTCGCGTCCGTCGTCCTCACGGGCGAGGTGAGCGGGGACGAGGACCTGAAAGGCACGCTCAGGGACGCTGTCGCCGACCAGCTGGGCGCCCACAAGAGACCCCACGCGGTCGAGTTCGTCTCGGACCTCACCACGACGCGGACCGGCAAGACGGACCGGTCGGGAACCTGA
- a CDS encoding halocyanin domain-containing protein, translated as MAGVAGCSSDGGDGGSGGGGVTGDDYPVIDRWLTETDLGGAADNYDGTFADERGTDTVTVDVGAEGNGGAFAYGPAAVVVDAGTTVEWRWTGEGNPHNVEALPEEQLGESDYEFSSGEAAGGSGVKYTRTFEEPGIALYHCEPHFSLGMKGGIAVE; from the coding sequence GTGGCGGGGGTGGCGGGCTGTTCGAGCGACGGCGGTGACGGCGGGAGCGGTGGGGGCGGCGTCACCGGAGACGACTACCCGGTCATCGACCGGTGGCTCACGGAGACGGACCTCGGGGGTGCGGCGGACAACTACGACGGTACCTTCGCCGACGAACGGGGCACAGACACCGTGACTGTCGACGTGGGAGCGGAGGGCAACGGCGGGGCCTTCGCCTACGGACCGGCGGCCGTCGTGGTCGATGCGGGCACCACCGTCGAGTGGCGCTGGACCGGCGAGGGGAACCCCCACAACGTCGAAGCCCTGCCCGAGGAGCAACTGGGCGAGTCGGACTACGAGTTCAGCTCGGGCGAGGCGGCGGGTGGGTCCGGCGTGAAGTACACGCGGACATTCGAGGAACCGGGTATCGCCCTCTACCACTGCGAACCGCACTTCTCCCTCGGGATGAAAGGCGGGATCGCCGTCGAGTGA
- the glpK gene encoding glycerol kinase GlpK has protein sequence MTETYIGSIDQGTTGTRFMVFDHSGQVVANAYQKHEQIYPEPGWVEHDPMVIWDNTKQVVRDGLEAAGLSASQLEALGITNQRETTIVWDKETGKPVHNALVWQDRRTTDRIEALKEEGKGEWIREKTGLECDAYFSATKTEWILENADPIKTERSRPEDTRERAENGELLMGTIDSWLIYNLTGNHITDVSNASRTMLYNIRDLEWDEELLEEFGVPASMVPEVRPSSDEDYYGTTDPDGFLGTEVPVAGALGDQQAALFGQTCFDEGDAKNTYGTGSFYLMNTGTDAVESDHGLLTTIGFQLSGEPVQYALEGAIFITGAAIEWLEDVDLIENAAETEELARSVDSTDGVYVVPAFTGLGAPHWDGRARGTIVGMTRGTRREHIVRATLEAIAYQTRDVAEAMEADSGVETTSLRVDGGAVKNNFLCQLQSDIIQTTIERPEVDETTALGSAYAAGLAVGYWDSVDELRQNWQMDREFAPEMDAAAADRMHDRWGEAVERSLDWANEE, from the coding sequence ATGACTGAGACATACATCGGTTCGATAGACCAGGGGACGACCGGGACACGGTTCATGGTCTTCGACCACAGCGGCCAGGTCGTCGCGAACGCCTACCAGAAACACGAGCAGATATACCCCGAGCCGGGCTGGGTCGAACACGACCCGATGGTGATCTGGGACAACACGAAGCAGGTCGTCCGGGACGGCCTCGAGGCCGCCGGCCTGTCGGCCAGCCAGCTCGAGGCGCTCGGCATCACGAACCAGCGCGAGACCACCATCGTCTGGGACAAGGAGACCGGGAAACCGGTCCACAACGCGCTGGTCTGGCAGGACCGCCGCACCACCGACCGCATCGAGGCACTCAAGGAGGAAGGGAAGGGTGAGTGGATTCGAGAGAAGACCGGGCTGGAGTGTGACGCGTACTTCTCGGCTACCAAGACGGAGTGGATCCTCGAGAACGCCGACCCGATAAAGACCGAACGCTCCCGTCCGGAGGACACCCGCGAACGCGCCGAGAACGGCGAGCTCCTCATGGGGACTATCGACTCCTGGCTCATCTACAACCTGACGGGCAACCACATCACGGACGTCTCGAACGCCTCGCGGACGATGCTGTACAACATCCGTGACCTCGAGTGGGACGAGGAACTGCTCGAGGAGTTCGGCGTCCCCGCGTCGATGGTCCCCGAGGTCCGCCCGTCATCCGACGAGGACTACTACGGGACCACCGACCCGGACGGCTTCCTCGGCACCGAGGTGCCAGTCGCGGGGGCGCTGGGTGACCAGCAGGCCGCGCTGTTCGGCCAGACCTGCTTCGACGAGGGCGACGCGAAGAACACCTACGGCACCGGCTCGTTTTACCTGATGAACACGGGGACGGACGCGGTGGAATCCGACCACGGCCTGCTGACGACCATCGGCTTCCAGCTCTCGGGCGAACCCGTGCAGTACGCCCTCGAGGGAGCCATCTTCATCACGGGTGCGGCAATCGAGTGGCTGGAGGACGTCGACCTCATCGAGAACGCCGCCGAGACGGAGGAGCTGGCACGGTCGGTCGACTCGACGGACGGCGTCTACGTGGTGCCGGCGTTCACCGGCCTGGGTGCGCCACACTGGGACGGGCGGGCCCGCGGGACCATCGTCGGGATGACGCGGGGCACCCGACGCGAGCACATCGTCCGGGCGACGCTCGAGGCCATCGCCTACCAGACGCGCGACGTCGCCGAGGCGATGGAAGCCGACTCCGGCGTCGAGACGACCAGCCTCCGGGTCGACGGTGGGGCCGTCAAGAACAACTTCCTCTGTCAGCTCCAGTCGGACATCATCCAGACGACGATAGAGCGGCCCGAAGTCGACGAGACGACGGCATTGGGATCTGCCTACGCCGCCGGGCTGGCCGTCGGCTACTGGGACTCCGTCGACGAACTCCGGCAGAACTGGCAGATGGACCGCGAGTTCGCCCCGGAGATGGACGCGGCGGCGGCCGACCGGATGCACGACCGGTGGGGCGAGGCGGTCGAGCGTTCGCTCGACTGGGCCAACGAGGAGTGA
- a CDS encoding ATP-binding protein: MGRRLNASGLVIAIIGFVLTRFTVALAIYEDPVRFFLAGIAPLALGLGLAAFGVALFVADVDGATVRTTALWCVLGTAAMTVLLVLTVLGSKTADMSNLATIRSQSYLSTFLIGGSVGGTLTGIYAARNRRQRGTLQQQTNRLVILNRILRHEILNALTPLRGFATVDPADHPQAERVVNDRLDDIQQTVEEVKYLVRHAGPARAAGAPVNLEAAIEESVETIEARYPDTEIPPVDCPPDLKVYANDRLSNVFTNLLENAVVHADDQAPEISVTVTGPRVRISVSDRGPGLPRRQRRLLETGDIGEFDDPRGGYGLNVVRLLAESYAGDIETATGESGTEVTVDLARVTPGAAGLRPSRETLSRLRPAAPHLLVTGVSALLAGVIYGVVSELLGGSIAGIGVFYGVANPLVGWITHEFHSVVFGFIFVSLVTLAPADRRDDLSTYVGVGLAWGVVLWAVAASVVGPVWLRLLGIPAPVPRFSVSILVSHVVWGLSLGLLTAWGYRSVVPRMQHLRKRLAGEGTR, from the coding sequence ATGGGGCGACGGCTCAACGCCAGCGGACTCGTCATCGCGATCATCGGGTTCGTGCTCACCAGGTTCACCGTCGCGCTCGCGATCTACGAGGATCCGGTGCGGTTCTTTCTGGCGGGCATCGCACCGCTCGCACTCGGCCTGGGCCTGGCAGCGTTCGGGGTCGCGCTCTTCGTCGCCGACGTCGACGGGGCCACCGTCCGGACGACCGCGCTGTGGTGTGTCCTCGGGACCGCCGCGATGACGGTCCTGCTCGTCCTGACGGTGCTGGGGTCGAAGACGGCCGACATGTCCAACCTGGCGACGATACGGTCCCAGTCGTACCTGTCGACGTTCCTCATCGGGGGGAGCGTCGGGGGGACGCTGACGGGCATCTACGCCGCGCGCAACCGGCGCCAGCGCGGCACGCTCCAGCAACAGACGAACCGGCTGGTCATCCTCAACCGCATCCTCCGCCACGAGATTCTCAACGCGCTCACGCCGCTGCGCGGGTTCGCCACCGTCGACCCCGCGGACCACCCGCAGGCAGAACGGGTCGTCAACGACCGGCTCGACGACATCCAGCAGACCGTCGAGGAGGTGAAGTATCTGGTCAGGCACGCGGGCCCCGCGCGGGCCGCCGGCGCCCCAGTCAATCTCGAGGCGGCCATCGAGGAGAGCGTCGAGACCATCGAGGCGCGGTATCCGGACACCGAGATCCCGCCGGTGGACTGTCCGCCTGACCTGAAGGTGTACGCCAACGATCGCCTGTCCAACGTGTTCACGAACCTGCTCGAGAACGCCGTCGTCCACGCCGACGACCAGGCCCCCGAGATATCCGTCACCGTCACGGGCCCGCGGGTCCGCATCAGCGTCAGCGACCGGGGACCCGGCCTCCCCCGAAGACAGCGCAGGCTGCTCGAGACCGGCGATATCGGGGAGTTCGACGACCCACGAGGCGGGTACGGTCTGAACGTCGTCCGCCTCCTCGCCGAGAGCTACGCGGGGGACATCGAGACGGCGACGGGCGAGTCCGGGACGGAGGTCACCGTCGACCTCGCTCGCGTCACGCCGGGCGCCGCCGGCCTCCGGCCGTCCCGGGAGACCCTCTCTCGGCTCCGGCCGGCCGCGCCGCACCTGCTGGTCACGGGTGTCAGCGCGCTCCTCGCCGGCGTCATCTACGGCGTCGTCTCAGAACTGCTCGGGGGCTCCATCGCCGGCATCGGCGTCTTCTACGGCGTCGCGAATCCGCTCGTCGGCTGGATAACCCACGAGTTCCACAGCGTCGTCTTCGGGTTCATCTTCGTGAGCCTGGTGACGCTGGCCCCGGCGGACCGCCGGGACGACCTCTCGACGTACGTCGGCGTCGGCCTCGCCTGGGGCGTGGTGCTCTGGGCCGTCGCGGCGAGCGTCGTCGGGCCGGTGTGGCTGCGCCTGCTCGGGATTCCTGCGCCCGTCCCGCGCTTCTCGGTCTCGATACTGGTGAGCCACGTCGTCTGGGGCCTCTCGCTGGGACTGTTGACGGCCTGGGGCTACCGGAGTGTCGTCCCGCGGATGCAACACCTCCGAAAACGGCTTGCCGGCGAGGGCACCCGGTGA